A part of Eremothecium sinecaudum strain ATCC 58844 chromosome VII, complete sequence genomic DNA contains:
- a CDS encoding SYLF and SH3 domain-containing protein (Syntenic homolog of Ashbya gossypii AEL017W; Syntenic homolog of Saccharomyces cerevisiae YFR024C-A (LSB3) and YHR016C (YSC84); 1-intron in Ashbya gossypii), which yields MAINNPIPSSLKAESKKAAKVLASFIKPKQFLGADEVIPPSVLKNAKGLAIITVLKAGFLFSGRAGSGIIVARLRDGSWSAPSAIALAGAGAGGMIGVELTDFVFILNTKDAVKSFSQLGSITLGGNVSVAAGPLGRNAEAAATASLGGVAAVFSYSKTKGLFAGVSVEGSVIIERRDANRKFYGRDYSAQQILTGRMSSSLGIDSLYRVLNSPEFDGRPMITIWQDSPDTTVSAEYDDDYADDHYYTDTSNTNSANGSFSSARKSNSSYSQWRGGENQIKKHSSRYGSSRSLSHDSNNYDWEGPTETFRQVNSATGLKPTRPTSTKPDFGALAKRQNRSQENVKVHHRPAKGIPKAVAKGIPKAVALYTFRGELLGDLSFRKGDVITIIKRSRTQNDWWTGRANGREGIFPANYVELV from the exons ATGGCTATTAACAACCCTATCCCGAGCTCCTTGAAGGCAGAGTCAAA AAAAGCGGCTAAGGTTTTAGCATCCTTTATTAAACCTAAGCAGTTTCTAGGGGCGGATGAAGTTATTCCACCTAGTGTCTTGAAAAATGCAAAAGGTTTGGCTATAATCACCGTTTTAAAAGCGGGGTTCCTATTTAGTGGACGTGCTGGTTCTGGTATTATTGTCGCCAGGTTGAGAGACGGATCGTGGTCTGCTCCTTCCGCTATTGCGTTGGCAGGCGCGGGGGCAGGTGGCATGATTGGTGTGGAATTGACTGATTTTGTTTTTATTTTGAACACCAAAGATGCTGTGAAGTCTTTCTCGCAGCTTGGATCAATAACTCTAGGCGGCAACGTCTCTGTGGCTGCCGGACCGCTCGGAAGAAATGCTGAGGCTGCAGCAACCGCTTCATTAGGCGGAGTTGCTGCAGTATTCTCCTATTCGAAGACAAAGGGGTTGTTTGCTGGAGTATCAGTTGAAGGGTCTGTTATTATTGAAAGAAGGGACGCCAATCGGAAATTTTATGGACGTGATTACAGTGCACAACAGATTTTAACAGGACGCATGAGTTCATCTCTGGGGATTGATTCTTTGTACCGTGTTTTAAACTCACCTGAGTTTGATGGAAGACCAATGATAACAATATGGCAAGATAGTCCCGATACCACAGTTTCTGCCGAGTATGACGATGACTATGCTGACGACCATTACTACACTGACACTTCAAACACTAATTCTGCAAATGGATCATTTTCTAGTGCCCGTAAATCTAATAGTAGTTATAGCCAATGGCGCGGTGGCGAAAATCAGATTAAGAAACATAGTTCCCGTTATGGTTCATCCAGAAGTCTGAGCCATGATAGTAACAATTATGACTGGGAAGGTCCAACGGAAACTTTCCGACAAGTGAACAGTGCTACTGGTTTAAAACCAACGAGACCTACTTCTACAAAGCCTGATTTCGGTGCTTTGGCAAAACGACAGAATAGATCACAAGAGAACGTCAAAGTTCATCATCGTCCAGCAAAAGGTATTCCAAAGGCTGTTGCAAAGGGTATTCCAAAGGCTGTCGCATTATATACGTTTAGAGGGGAGCTACTTGGAGATTTATCATTCCGAAAGGGAGATGTTATCACAATAATAAAAAGGTCACGGACGCAAAATGATTGGTGGACCGGACGTGCCAACGGTAGAGAAGGCATATTTCCTGCGAATTACGTAGAGCTTGTATAG
- the PES4 gene encoding Pes4p (Syntenic homolog of Ashbya gossypii AEL016C; Syntenic homolog of Saccharomyces cerevisiae YFR023W (PES4) and YHR015W (MIP6)) yields the protein MASEANSATPLNSISLNVQRQTNVQDKAISHHNVANSIVKHVKITINNHDVSPGEEDDDEDEDNKDDEVATDIVKLDKNESRSISSQSTNSSGTDGTDIVKLGRSKDSPTLTSKKLVALFIGDLDEKVTEKNLRDTFNKFESFVSAKICIDSNTKKSLGYGYLNFSNEEDAERVIEEFNYIPVFGREVRLMPSLRNSFYRKNIGTNVFFSNLPLENLALTTRVFYDAFKKYGKILSCKLDRRKNIGFVYFEKDSAAKEAIAEYNGKEFFGNNILCGIHFDRNVRKSPEFEKRKARLEDMTLVKESLVMDNNQEIPSGSKMKGPHPNAVFIKNLPLNPDSDLLLDYFSQIGPVKSIFTSNVSKLNSAWAFITFKKGSDAQDAIDSLNHSQLVGRTIELSRAQKNFQTDIDAANAGSSSNAAGSAKSTDSDGSPQHNSSYKLTVYLSSLSSICSEQFLQCFCAEERIKTKRICIRFYDESTLTFSGFVQCQTRNDANRLFELLNKKLLGDSTVKASWKPCKEAKPINTAVAAAPAASQLKPPNSHKKPAAPVNIRREPYIYRAPAPEYRGYNPLKNKMLQQQVLMAPSNAKPVVKDPNSKETFVALKKEVRRYIDFLKFPLATREQNLNIISKYILEVFYQNRIEAITRVLLMKQNHNYFERQFQEQVEESIAQLGLEGR from the coding sequence ATGGCATCAGAAGCAAACTCTGCGACTCCATTGAATTCAATTTCATTAAACGTCCAAAGACAAACTAATGTGCAGGATAAAGCTATATCCCATCATAACGTTGCGAATAGTATTGTGAAGCATGTGAAAATCACAATTAACAATCACGACGTATCCCCTGGCGAagaggatgatgatgaagatgaagacAACAAGGATGACGAAGTGGCAACTGACATTGTGAAACTCGATAAGAATGAAAGTCGGTCAATTTCTTCTCAGTCTACGAATTCATCGGGCACAGATGGCACAGACATCGTTAAGTTGGGTAGATCTAAAGATTCACCAACATTAACTAGCAAAAAACTAGTCGCTTTATTCATTGGTGATTTGGATGAGAAGGTTACCGAAAAGAATTTGAGGGATACTTTTAATAAGTTTGAGTCGTTTGTTTCGGCCAAGATCTGCATTGATTCCAATACCAAAAAATCACTTGGGTATGGTTACTTGAATTTCTctaatgaagaagatgcCGAAAGGGTTATTGAGGAATTTAACTATATTCCAGTCTTTGGCAGGGAGGTGCGCCTTATGCCATCTCTAAGAAATTCTTTCTACCGTAAGAACATAGGAACCAACGTTTTCTTTTCAAATCTACCTTTGGAAAACCTCGCGTTGACGACAAGGGTATTCTACGATGCATTTAAAAAGTATGGTAAGATATTATCCTGTAAGTTGGATAGGAGAAAGAATATTGGATTCGTTTACTTCGAAAAGGACTCTGCTGCAAAGGAAGCAATTGCAGAATACAACGGTAAAGAATTTTTCGGAAATAACATTTTATGTGGTATTCACTTTGATAGAAATGTCAGGAAATCTCCAGAGTTCGAGAAAAGGAAAGCAAGATTAGAAGATATGACTTTGGTTAAAGAAAGCTTAGTTATGGATAATAATCAGGAAATTCCCTCGGGATCCAAAATGAAAGGACCACACCCAAACGCTGTCTTCATCAAAAACTTGCCTCTAAATCCTGATTCAGACTTATTACTAGATTACTTTTCTCAAATTGGTCCTGTAAAATCAATCTTTACATCCAATGTTTCAAAGTTAAATTCTGCATGGGCATTCATTACATTTAAGAAGGGCAGTGACGCCCAAGATGCAATTGATAGTTTGAACCATAGTCAATTAGTAGGTAGGACTATCGAACTATCAAGAGCGCAGAAAAATTTCCAAACAGATATCGATGCTGCAAATGCAGGCTCCAGTTCCAACGCAGCAGGTTCTGCGAAGTCCACTGACTCTGATGGTTCTCCACAGCATAACTCATCATACAAGTTGACAGTGTACTTGAGTAGCTTGAGCTCTATTTGCAGTGAGCAATTCTTGCAATGCTTCTGTGCAGAAGAAAGAATTAAGACAAAAAGAATCTGCATTCGTTTCTATGATGAATCAACACTGACCTTTTCCGGCTTTGTCCAGTGTCAGACAAGAAACGATGCAAACAGATTGTTTGAGTTGTTAAACAAGAAATTATTGGGAGACTCTACGGTTAAGGCTTCTTGGAAACCGTGTAAGGAGGCCAAACCGATCAATACCGCTGTCGCAGCTGCCCCCGCAGCTTCCCAATTAAAACCACCAAATAGCCATAAAAAGCCAGCCGCGCCAGTTAATATCCGCAGGGAACCATATATTTACAGGGCACCAGCACCAGAATATAGAGGGTACAATCCTCTGAAAAACAAGATGCTACAGCAGCAAGTTTTAATGGCTCCATCAAATGCAAAACCAGTGGTAAAGGATCCAAACTCTAAGGAAACATTCGTTGCTTTGAAGAAAGAGGTGCGCAGGTATATCGATTTCCTAAAATTCCCATTGGCTACGAGGGAACAAAATCTAAATATTATCAGCAAATATATTCTGGAAGTCTTTTATCAAAATAGAATAGAGGCTATTACTAGAGTTTTGTTGATGAAACAGAATCATAATTACTTTGAAAGACAATTCCAAGAACAAGTGGAGGAGTCTATTGCTCAATTAGGGTTAGAAGGAAGGTAG
- the SAT4 gene encoding serine/threonine protein kinase SAT4 (Syntenic homolog of Ashbya gossypii AER195C; Syntenic homolog of Saccharomyces cerevisiae YCR008W (SAT4)) has product MVSGSTIFAPQAQRPRKNTLSSKLGKLFGAGMAAKPSPTPKELQNSSPVNSSPTLSSQTSRSGSALSPVSSRPITPPVSPNRGGAESGRKPDYNSLGPSQSQSDSVHSGRPLSPAVTPATTAVPSSQKVSPVPQQTGAPQPSSCGRFVVHEDGTHQHVLKNAKRQEKLSSMIKNMLGAQKLRAEAKSAVPNILLGATVKANGKGSTNGSDDLPTLFSGLMKQFAAAQPTDRAGSESTASLKTSSDKADNGVNDKDRSKGETNKDILRFAEKYGRCQEVIGKGTFGVVRICQKKGSKGDGALYAVKEFKRRPSEDPAKYSRRLTSEFCISSSLKHINIIQTLDLFQDAKGDYCEVMEYCSGGDLFTLIIAAGRLEYMEADCFFKQLIRGVVYMHDMGVCHRDLKPENLILTSNGTLKITDFGNGECFRMAWEKDIHLSGGVCGSSPYIAPEEYTLEEFDPRPVDIWACGTIYMAMRTGRQLWRTAQKEDEFYAKYLKGRKDEAGYEPIEQLKRARCRNVIYSILDPVPSRRINGRQILNSEWGREIKCCVDSNHRLR; this is encoded by the coding sequence ATGGTATCAGGTTCTACTATTTTTGCTCCTCAAGCTCAACGACCAAGGAAGAATACTCTGTCGTCTAAGCTTGGGAAGTTATTTGGCGCTGGAATGGCTGCGAAGCCCTCTCCTACTCCTAAGGAATTGCAGAACTCGTCACCTGTTAACTCCTCGCCTACGCTTTCGTCACAAACATCTCGGTCAGGATCGGCTCTATCTCCTGTGAGTTCGAGACCTATTACTCCTCCAGTTTCGCCGAATAGAGGGGGAGCTGAGTCCGGTAGGAAGCCAGACTATAATTCTCTTGGCCCCTCGCAGTCGCAGTCGGACTCGGTTCATAGCGGCAGGCCTTTGAGTCCTGCGGTGACTCCCGCCACGACGGCAGTTCCGTCGTCACAGAAGGTGTCCCCGGTACCGCAACAGACAGGGGCCCCGCAACCTTCGAGTTGCGGTCGGTTTGTCGTCCACGAGGACGGCACTCACCAGCATGTTTTGAAGAATGCTAAGAGACAAGAAAAGCTATCTTCTATGATCAAGAACATGCTAGGGGCTCAGAAGTTGCGAGCGGAGGCCAAATCAGCGGTGCCCAATATCTTACTGGGTGCTACTGTAAAGGCTAACGGTAAAGGGTCTACGAATGGGTCAGATGACTTACCAACGTTGTTCTCAGGTTTGATGAAACAATTTGCTGCAGCACAACCAACCGACCGTGCTGGTAGTGAGAGTACTGCTAGTTTGAAAACCAGCAGTGATAAAGCTGATAATGGGGTAAACGATAAAGATAGAAGTAAGGGCGAGACGAACAAAGATATTCTTCGTTTTGCGGAGAAGTACGGTCGTTGCCAGGAAGTGATTGGTAAGGGTACTTTTGGTGTGGTTCGTATTTGCCAGAAGAAGGGTTCAAAGGGAGATGGAGCGCTATATGCTGTGAAAGAGTTCAAAAGACGCCCTAGCGAAGACCCAGCAAAATATTCTCGTAGATTAACTTCAGAGTTTTGCATATCGTCTTCGTTGAAACATATAAATATCATTCAGACTTTAGACTTATTCCAGGACGCAAAGGGAGACTACTGCGAAGTGATGGAGTACTGCTCTGGTGGGGATCTTTTCACGTTGATTATTGCTGCTGGTCGGTTGGAATATATGGAGGCAGACTGCTTCTTCAAGCAGTTGATCCGCGGTGTCGTATATATGCACGACATGGGTGTTTGCCATAGGGATTTGAAGCCCGAGAACTTGATTTTAACATCGAATGGTACTTTGAAGATCACGGACTTCGGAAATGGTGAATGTTTCAGAATGGCATGGGAAAAAGATATACATTTAAGCGGTGGTGTTTGTGGCTCTAGTCCTTACATCGCTCCTGAAGAGTATACCCTTGAAGAATTTGATCCTCGTCCTGTAGATATTTGGGCGTGTGGTACAATCTACATGGCTATGAGAACTGGTCGACAACTTTGGAGAACTGCTCAGAAAGAAGATGAGTTTTACGCCAAGTATCTAAAGGGAAGAAAGGACGAGGCCGGTTATGAGCCCATTGAGCAGTTAAAACGCGCTAGGTGTAGAAACGTGATATACTCTATCTTGGACCCTGTTCCAAGTAGAAGAATCAATGGAAGACAAATTCTAAATAGTGAATGGGGAAGAGAAATCAAATGTTGCGTTGACAGCAACCATCGTCTGCGATGA
- a CDS encoding HGL193Cp (Syntenic homolog of Ashbya gossypii AER194W; Syntenic homolog of Ashbya gossypii NOHBY523; No homolog in Saccharomyces cerevisiae; Syntenic homolog of Kluyveromyces lactis KLLA0E11957g) has protein sequence MFNFRQQVRRILLDWTVFVSLHPKLCIACPLLLLVFAFPNLKVYGGSGVGDNGFNGYVSSVGLKYVETAKANASFTQILIQPNDEANVLNKRFLMECYALQQRILKDLGPEHVFSVHSPFEAWENDERRLASDQMPIYTINESPRMLQGLLQGVTQLNGYIMSARSLAIMILTMREQTAHTVGILAENLKALKSVSEVTRYYIYGGNAMWDTPQELVQFLLVRMTKWDYAILLVMYLAISAYYTYTTFSVRHLKSRFGVFIAGICQMVLVLGTARTITELLFKGSNDNVPWCLLYVPIMIVAVSTFADLNKSTNGTTMCTSPEYEMVDMQAANMANGIGASPISPSLSSGPTSSKDSSSYQENFFESVSRSHFKCLISGLLSIAAVMFLFPFSGKTTCFLVSSLICNAFMATTFFTAILSLDHRRFNMKDLLFMKDSDENFDVSLDKDFKAMGFCKWICFLINTTPVLKVLWVSRSLIFVSLYMILFNLRFAYVRSSSSLLYKIYTGGFFKLMDSTRRYPTAVFDLSLITHEIVKLLESNNKNQISYTVMIEKPILIMKDVLDKHELYGRNFTEVLRLFNSSMFSSYKFDGYYLSNFLVCLVLVAASTLLILQQLAEKADLQNPVQLSSPWSASFFSSCSGFSTRATTRNNSLAPNTALLNTFPRNDPSDGIGRSCFRTKELAEHGHSLDITYIATSQSPFIVSVGMDYKIFVWSPLARPMVKPTPIPLDRRFWPISHVTISNNGSFIAFFNRVGKVTCWSRTLMNFLWTLKLNSATPLEAFFRTRTVPSILKRKIVRKPSDSSILSSSTGKGSVRNVPLTRQNSIKSMTSMGTTSGVDSCYENPSAPYSSAEQIGEEEFVFVTSNGDLCVVDMEGNIKIEKLTPSSEPLVSCKKLISPRISDRIISCNVKGELFVSTVLNNKWRTKKLSIQKNAFNVITPENFKYGLSIASRLDNSHDEALDPLPSPQENPNLDSDNKLLMVHFVGFIGRTNGNKLEFIDAQTGTFIRHFTLGSFIPNSLKIFHDMPTHCRFCGSASVASFSIAYSEPGSHTLVMHTYQLASKTKNSICLRVDRDPREVRCLGLESVTEKKHYLPNVENWNVTENNMIIGINRKSESINDLKSGGSTSMCRRPLEPHANNLQNRKAGSKNKEVHRHEMVYNIHNIWEGWTMNVNGNVEFHEIPIGLNGLMVNKIVNMEKFGAKSIVVAFGNIMKLFYLGKEELILTADCAGSNGENTGLRFINKRRDRLNNKKAYVSTIYSNLIPED, from the coding sequence ATGTTCAACTTCAGGCAACAAGTTAGGCGAATATTGTTAGACTGGACGGTTTTTGTTTCGTTACACCCTAAGCTTTGTATAGCATGCCCATTGTTGTTATTAGTTTTTGCATTTCCCAATTTAAAGGTATATGGTGGATCGGGGGTTGGTGATAATGGATTTAATGGGTATGTTTCAAGTGTTGGGCTGAAGTACGTTGAAACCGCGAAGGCAAATGCGTCCTTCACGCAAATTCTGATCCAGCCTAACGATGAAGCTAATGTGTTAAATAAACGGTTTTTAATGGAGTGTTATGCTCTACAGCAGCGGATCCTGAAGGATCTTGGGCCTGAGCACGTGTTTTCGGTGCATTCGCCCTTTGAAGCGTGGGAGAACGATGAACGGAGGCTGGCGAGCGACCAGATGCCGATATATACGATTAATGAGTCGCCGCGTATGCTGCAGGGGCTTCTGCAGGGAGTGACTCAGTTAAACGGGTACATTATGTCTGCGCGAAGCCTTGCTATCATGATCTTAACAATGCGCGAGCAGACTGCGCACACAGTGGGTATCTTGGCCGAAAATCTTAAAGCACTCAAATCTGTATCGGAAGTGACTAGATACTATATCTACGGCGGTAATGCGATGTGGGATACTCCGCAAGAACTGGTGCAGTTTTTGCTTGTGCGCATGACCAAGTGGGACTATGCCATTTTGCTAGTCATGTATCTTGCAATTTCAGCTTACTATACGTACACAACCTTTTCAGTTCGCCACCTCAAGTCGCGGTTCGGCGTTTTCATTGCAGGAATATGCCAAATGGTCTTGGTTCTTGGTACAGCTCGCACAATCACCGAGCTGCTTTTCAAGGGTTCTAATGATAATGTGCCTTGGTGTCTTTTGTATGTGCCGATTATGATTGTTGCTGTGTCGACGTTCGCTGACTTGAACAAGTCCACGAACGGGACTACTATGTGTACGAGTCCAGAATACGAAATGGTTGACATGCAGGCTGCTAACATGGCGAATGGTATCGGTGCATCTCCAATTTCGCCGTCTTTATCATCAGGTCCAACGAGTAGTAAAGATTCCTCCTCTTACCAGGAGAACTTTTTTGAATCGGTATCTCGTTCTCATTTTAAATGTCTCATCAGTGGGTTACTATCAATTGCAGCGGTCATGTTCTTATTTCCATTCAGCGGAAAAACGACTTGCTTCCTTGTATCTTCGTTAATTTGTAATGCATTCATGGCCACAACCTTCTTCACAGCAATATTAAGCTTAGATCATCGAAGGTTCAACATGAAGGATTTACTATTCATGAAGGATAGCGATGAAAACTTCGATGTTTCCTTGGATAAAGACTTTAAAGCGATGGGCTTCTGCAAATGGATATGCTTTCTGATAAACACAACACCAGTTTTGAAAGTCCTTTGGGTTTCACGCTCACTAATATTCGTTTCTCTCTACATGATCCTTTTTAACTTAAGATTTGCCTATGTGAGGtcctcatcttctttattGTACAAGATATACACAGGCGGCTTTTTTAAATTAATGGACTCTACTAGAAGGTACCCAACAGCGGTATTTGATCTAAGTCTAATTACACACGAAATAGTGAAACTGCTGGAGTCTAACAATAAGAATCAAATTTCATATACTGTAATGATTGAAAAACCAATTTTAATCATGAAGGATGTTTTGGACAAACACGAACTTTACGGGCGCAATTTTACTGAAGTTTTGAGATTATTCAATTCTTCAATGTTTTCATCTTATAAATTTGACGGTTACTATCTCTCTAACTTTTTGGTATGCTTAGTATTGGTTGCTGCATCTACATTATTAATTTTGCAACAATTAGCCGAAAAAGCAGATTTACAAAATCCGGTTCAACTATCATCTCCATGGTCCGCGAGTTTCTTTTCCTCTTGCTCTGGTTTTTCTACAAGAGCTACCACTAGGAATAACAGCCTAGCCCCTAATACTGCATTATTGAATACCTTTCCACGCAATGATCCATCGGACGGCATCGGTCGTAGTTGCTTTCGTACTAAAGAATTAGCGGAGCATGGCCACAGTTTGGACATAACATATATTGCTACATCTCAATCACCGTTTATTGTTTCTGTTGGCATGGATTACAAGATTTTTGTTTGGTCTCCATTAGCTAGGCCAATGGTAAAACCAACCCCAATTCCCTTGGATCGCAGATTTTGGCCTATTTCACATGTAACGATATCCAACAATGGTTCTTTCATTGCTTTCTTTAACAGAGTAGGAAAGGTAACATGCTGGTCTCGGACGCTAATGAATTTCCTATGGACTTTAAAGCTGAATAGTGCAACTCCATTGGAGGCGTTCTTTAGAACTAGAACTGTTCCTTCCATTCTCAAACGGAAAATTGTTCGAAAACCTTCGGATTCCAGTATTTTATCATCAAGCACTGGCAAAGGATCAGTCCGCAACGTGCCGTTGACTAGGCAGAATAGTATTAAATCAATGACATCCATGGGAACAACAAGCGGAGTTGACTCCTGTTATGAAAACCCTTCAGCTCCTTACAGCAGTGCTGAACAAATCGGTGAAGAGGAGTTTGTTTTCGTTACTAGTAACGGTGATTTATGTGTCGTTGATATGGAGGGCAATATTAAAATAGAGAAACTGACTCCATCCTCAGAACCTTTGGTTTCATGCAAAAAGTTAATTTCTCCAAGAATCAGTGATAGAATAATAAGTTGTAACGTAAAGGGAGAGCTATTTGTGTCTACTGTTTTAAACAACAAATGGAGAACCAAGAAGTTATCTATACAAAAAAACGCATTCAATGTTATAACGCCAGAAAACTTTAAGTACGGCCTCTCAATTGCGTCTAGATTAGACAATTCTCATGATGAAGCACTTGATCCATTGCCCTCACCTCAAGAAAACCCCAATTTAGATTCTGATAATAAGTTGTTGATGGTTCATTTTGTAGGATTTATCGGTCGAACAAATGGAAACAAATTGGAATTCATTGATGCTCAGACTGGTACCTTTATTAGGCACTTTACTCTAGGCAGCTTTATACCCAATTCTTTGAAGATCTTCCACGATATGCCTACACATTGTAGGTTTTGCGGAAGTGCTTCTGTTGCTTCCTTTTCAATAGCTTATTCTGAGCCTGGTAGTCACACGTTGGTTATGCATACCTATCAACTTGCAAGCAAAACGAAGAATAGTATATGTTTGCGTGTGGACCGTGACCCTAGAGAAGTTCGTTGCTTGGGTTTAGAGTCTGTAACAGAGAAGAAGCATTACCTTCCAAATGTTGAAAATTGGAATGTCACAGAAAATAATATGATCATTGGAATAAATCGGAAATCAGAAAGCATAAATGATCTTAAATCTGGTGGCTCAACATCCATGTGTAGACGGCCTTTGGAACCACATGCAAATAACCTTCAGAATCGAAAGGCGGGAAGTAAAAACAAAGAGGTACATCGACACGAAATGGTCTACAATATACATAATATTTGGGAAGGTTGGACAATGAATGTGAATGGCAATGTTGAGTTTCATGAGATTCCTATAGGTTTAAATGGTCTTATGGTTAACAAGATCGTAAATATGGAAAAATTTGGTGCGAAGTCCATTGTGGTTGCTTTCGGTAATATAATGAAATTATTCTATCTAGGTAAAGAAGAGTTAATATTAACTGCTGATTGTGCGGGTTCTAATGGGGAAAACACTGGTTTGCGTTTTATTAATAAAAGGAGAGATCGCCTTAACAATAAAAAGGCCTATGTCTCTACCATTTATAGTAATCTGATTCCTGAAGATTAA
- the RVS161 gene encoding amphiphysin-like protein RVS161 (Syntenic homolog of Ashbya gossypii AER193W; Syntenic homolog of Saccharomyces cerevisiae YCR009C (RVS161)) has product MSWEGFKKAINRAGNSVIIKNVDRTVDKEYDIEERRYRVLEKAGKELQKEAKGYLDSLRAVTASQVTIAEVISNLYDDSRVSGGNSNSHNVGNYYLQCVRDFDSETVKQLDGPFRETVLDPISKFSSYFEEIDGAIKKRDHKKQDYDAAKAKVRRLVDKPAKDATKLPRAEKELALAKEVFESLNEQLKTELPQLISLRVPYYDPSFEALVKIQLRFCTEGYTRLAQIQQYLDQQSRDDYANGLLDERIEQLLQQMTNLNICALGYK; this is encoded by the coding sequence ATGTCTTGGGAAGGCTTCAAGAAAGCTATAAACAGAGCTGGAAACAGCGTTATCATCAAAAATGTCGACCGTACTGTCGACAAGGAGTACGACATTGAGGAACGTCGATACCGTGTCCTCGAAAAAGCTGGTAAAGAGTTGCAGAAGGAGGCTAAGGGCTACTTGGACTCGCTACGTGCTGTAACCGCATCCCAGGTCACAATTGCAGAGGTCATCTCAAACCTATACGATGATTCCCGTGTATCGGGCGGTAATAGCAACTCGCACAACGTGGGGAACTACTATTTACAGTGCGTGCGCGACTTCGACTCGGAAACAGTAAAGCAATTGGACGGCCCCTTCCGTGAAACCGTCCTTGATCCCATCTCCAAGTTCTCATCATACTTCGAGGAGATCGACGGCGCAATTAAAAAGCGTGACCACAAAAAGCAGGACTACGACGCCGCCAAAGCCAAAGTACGCCGGCTCGTGGACAAGCCAGCTAAGGACGCCACCAAGTTGCCACGTGCCGAAAAAGAGCTCGCCCTCGCTAAGGAGGTTTTCGAGTCCTTGAACGAACAGCTCAAGACCGAGCTACCTCAGCTCATCTCGCTACGCGTCCCCTACTACGACCCCAGCTTCGAGGCCCTTGTAAAGATCCAACTGCGCTTCTGCACCGAGGGCTACACCCGCTTAGCGCAAATCCAGCAGTACCTAGACCAGCAGTCACGTGACGACTACGCTAACGGTCTGCTGGACGAGCGCATCGAGCAGCTCCTCCAGCAGATGACGAATTTAAATATATGTGCACTGGGCTACAAGTAG
- a CDS encoding acetate uptake transporter family protein (Syntenic homolog of Ashbya gossypii AER192W; Syntenic homolog of Saccharomyces cerevisiae YCR010C (ADY2) and YNR002C (ATO2)), which yields MTNSPSSKYLQQDLEQRQNLTQSKDATPETGALNFDENGETIERIRTGGKNNEYIFIGRQKFLRSDLYEAFGGTLNPGLAPAPTHKFANPAPLGLSAFALTTFILSMFNCSVRGIGAPNVVVSVAIFYGGFVQLCAGMWEIVMENTFGAAALGSFGGFWLSYGAINIPWFGILDAYDGRPDELRNALGIYLLAWSLFTFMLTMCTVKSTAAFFSMFLMLAVTFLILAISEFTGSAACKKAGGVLGIIVAFMAWYNAYAGIATKENSYLLAHPISLPTNDRSW from the coding sequence ATGACAAACTCGCCTAGCTCAAAGTACCTTCAACAGGACCTAGAGCAACGTCAAAATTTAACCCAATCTAAGGATGCCACGCCTGAAACTGGAGCCCTCAATTTCGATGAGAATGGAGAGACTATCGAGCGGATTCGCACAGGTGGCAAGAACAATGAGTACATTTTTATTGGGAGGCAAAAGTTCCTCCGCTCCGATCTTTATGAAGCTTTCGGAGGTACCTTAAACCCTGGTCTAGCTCCGGCCCCTACTCACAAGTTCGCCAATCCAGCACCTCTTGGTCTTTCTGCCTTCGCTCTAACTACGTTCATACTATCAATGTTCAACTGTAGTGTGCGCGGGATCGGGGCGCCTAATGTGGTCGTGAGTGTAGCCATATTTTACGGTGGTTTTGTGCAGCTTTGTGCGGGCATGTGGGAGATCGTCATGGAAAACACTTTCGGTGCTGCGGCTCTCGGATCCTTCGGAGGGTTCTGGCTTTCATACGGAGCCATTAATATCCCCTGGTTTGGGATTCTAGACGCCTACGATGGACGCCCAGACGAGCTCCGAAACGCACTTGGCATATACCTACTCGCGTGGTCGCTATTTACGTTCATGCTCACTATGTGCACCGTCAAGTCTACAGCAGCGTTCTTCTCCATGTTCTTAATGCTTGCGGTAACGTTCTTAATATTAGCCATTTCAGAATTTACCGGCAGCGCTGCCTGCAAAAAGGCTGGCGGAGTCTTGGGAATCATCGTTGCCTTTATGGCCTGGTACAACGCCTACGCGGGTATAGCTACAAAAGAAAACTCCTACCTACTAGCACACCCAATTTCTCTCCCAACCAACGACCGCAGCTGGTAA